Proteins from one Prinia subflava isolate CZ2003 ecotype Zambia chromosome 4, Cam_Psub_1.2, whole genome shotgun sequence genomic window:
- the AVPR1A gene encoding vasopressin V1a receptor, whose protein sequence is MRLAGGAGSPRAVPSPGNGSRWRAAEPGGGSSPSPEAWSGSPNGSLSGWDPFGRDEELAKLEIAVLAVTFAVAVVGNGSVLLALRRTPRKASRMHLFIRHLSLADLVVAFFQVLPQLCWEVTHRFHGPDGLCRVVKHLQVFGMFASAYMLVAMTADRYIAVCHPLKTLQQPTKRSYGMIAAAWALSLLLSTPQYFIFSLSEVELGSQVYDCWAHFIMPWGPRAYITWITGGIFIAPVLILIICYGFICYRIWRNVRGKTRQGEAAAAGGGRRAGDDGGPRRGLLLAPCVSNVKTISRAKIRTVKMTFVIVSVYVVCWAPFFTIQMWSVWDQRFPWVDSENTATTVTALLASLNSCCNPWIYMFFSGHLLQDCLRSFPCCQKIKQTLSKEDSNSNSRRQTSFTNNRSPSHSLNTWREMPHSKSTSFIPIPT, encoded by the exons ATGCGCCTCGCCGGCGGCGCCGGCtccccccgggctgtgccctcGCCCGGGAATGGCAGCCGGTGGCGGGCGGCGGAgcccggcggcggcagcagccccagtCCCGAGGCGTGGTCGGGGTCGCCGAACGGCAGCCTGAGCGGCTGGGACCCCTTCGGGCGGGACGAGGAGCTGGCCAAGCTGGAGATCGCGGTACTGGCCGTCACCTTCGCGGTGGCGGTGGTGGGGAACGGCAGCGTGCTGCTGGCCCTGCGGCGCACGCCGCGCAAGGCGTCCCGCATGCACCTCTTCATCCGCCACCTCAGCCTCGCCGACCTGGTGGTGGCCTTCTTCCaggtgctgccccagctctgctgggaggtgACCCACCGCTTCCACGGCCCCGACGGGCTCTGCCGCGTCGTCAAGCACCTGCAGGTCTTCGGCATGTTCGCCTCGGCGTACATGCTGGTGGCCATGACCGCCGACCGCTACATCGCCGTCTGCCACCCGCTGAAGACGCTGCAGCAGCCCACCAAGCGCTCGTACGGGATGATCGCGGCGGCCTGGGcgctcagcctgctgctcagcaccccGCAGTACTTCATCTTCTCCCTCAGCGAAGTGGAGCTCGGCTCGCAGGTCTACGACTGCTGGGCGCACTTCATCATGCCCTGGGGGCCCCGCGCCTACATCACTTGGATCACCGGCGGCATCTTCATCGCGCCGGtcctcatcctcatcatctGCTACGGCTTCATCTGCTACCGCATCTGGCGCAACGTGCGGGGCAAGACGCGCCAGGGGGAGGCGGCAGcagcgggcggcgggcggcgggcaggTGATGATGGTGGCCCGCGACGGGGGCTGCTGCTCGCCCCTTGTGTCAGCAACGTCAAAACCATCTCCCGCGCCAAGATCCGCACCGTCAAGATGACCTTCGTCATCGTCTCGGTGTACGTCGTTTGCTGGGCGCCCTTCTTCACCATCCAGATGTGGTCCGTCTGGGACCAGCGCTTCCCCTGGGTCG atTCTGAAAACACTGCGACTACTGTTACGGCTCTGCTGGCCAGCCTGAACAGTTGCTGTAACCCCTGGATCTACATGTTCTTCAGTGGGCACCTCCTCCAAGACTGCCTACGGAGCTTCCCTTGCtgccaaaaaataaagcaaacgCTGAGTAAAGAAGATtccaacagcaacagcaggcGACAGACTTCTTTCACCAACAACAGAAGCCCATCCCACAGCCTAAACACATGGAGAGAGATGCCCCACTCCAAATCGACCAGCTTCATCCCCATTCCAACATGA